Proteins from a single region of Oryza brachyantha chromosome 6, ObraRS2, whole genome shotgun sequence:
- the LOC102708725 gene encoding probable fructokinase-6, chloroplastic yields the protein MALPAAPPPCAAGRLLPASPPSRFSRSRSRPLSGAAFLAPLRTSAVCTKAVSNSDGTPGTSSSPHVVCFGELLIDFVPTINGVSLAEAPAFKKAPGGAPANVAVGIARLGGSSAFIGKVGDDEFGYMLADILKENNVNNQGLLFDAHARTALAFVTLRSDGEREFMFYRNPSADMLLEEKELDLDLIKKAKIFHHGSISLITEPCKTAHIAASKAAKDAGALISYDPNLRLPLWSSAEDARDGILSIWETADLIKISEEEVSFLTNGEDPYDDSVIKKLMHPNLKLLLVTEGPEGCRYYSKEFSGRVGGLKVGAVDTTGAGDAFVAGMLSQLAVDFSLLQDEGRLREALKFANVCGALTVTERGAIPALPTRQQVVDALTKFVT from the exons ATggccctccccgccgcgccgccgccctgcgcCGCGGGCCGGCTCctccccgcctcgccgcccaGCCGcttctcccgctcccgctcccgcccccTCTCCGGCGCCGCGTTCCTCGCGCCGCTCCGGACATCCGCAG TTTGTACCAAAGCAGTTTCAAACAGTGATGGCACCCCTGGAACAAGCAGTTCTCCACATGTGGTGTGTTTTGGAGAATTGCTCATTGACTTCGTCCCAACTATCAATGGTGTGTCATTAGCAGAAGCACCAGCCTTCAAGAAGGCTCCAGGGGGTGCACCTGCTAATGTTGCAGTTGGAATAGCTCGTCTTGGTGGGTCATCGGCTTTCATTGGAAAG GTTGGTGATGATGAATTTGGCTACATGCTAGCTGACATACTGAAGGAGAATAATGTAAACAATCAAGGATTGCTATTTGATGCACATGCTAGAACGGCCTTGGCATTTGTGACACTCCGAAGTGATGGTGAACgtgaatttatgttttatcgcAATCCAAGTGCAGATATGCTGCTTGAAGAAAAGGAACTTGACCTCGACCTTATAAAAAAG GCAAAAATCTTCCACCATGGCTCAATAAGTCTTATAACTGAACCATGTAAAACTGCACATATTGCAGCTTCCAAAGCTGCTAAAGATGCTGGGGCCCTAATTTCGTATGATCCTAATTTGAGGCTCCCACTGTGGTCATCAGCTGAAGATGCTAGAGATGGTATACTGAGCATATGGGAAACTGCTGATCTAATCAAG ATAAGTGAAGAGGAGGTTTCCTTTTTGACAAACGGGGAGGATCCATATGATGATTctgtaattaaaaaactaatgcACCCAAACCTGAAACTGCTTCTTGTCACTGAAGGTCCAGAAGGCTGTAGATATTATTCTAAG GAATTTAGTGGGAGAGTTGGTGGACTTAAGGTAGGTGCTGTTGACACCACTGGCGCTGGAGATGCCTTTGTTGCTGGAATGCTATCCCAACTAGCAGTCGATTTTTCACTGCTCCAG GATGAAGGCCGGTTGAGAGAAGCACTGAAGTTTGCAAATGTCTGTGGAGCTCTCACTGTGACAGAGAGAGGAGCAATCCCAGCATTGCCCACCAGACAGCAAGTGGTGGATGCGCTAACAAAGTTTGTAACTTAA